The Arachis hypogaea cultivar Tifrunner chromosome 14, arahy.Tifrunner.gnm2.J5K5, whole genome shotgun sequence genome has a segment encoding these proteins:
- the LOC112743470 gene encoding CMP-sialic acid transporter 1 gives MHWYFVAVLLTVLTSSQGILTTLSQSNGKYKYDYATIPFLAEVFKLAVSSFFLWRECKKSPLPKMTTEWRTVILYPIPSIIYLIHNNVQFATLTYVDTSTYQIMGNLKIVTTGILFRLFLGRKLSNLQWMAIMLLAVGTTTSQVRGCGEASCDSLFSAPIQGYMLGVLSACLSALAGIYTEFLMKKNNDSLYWQNIQLYTFGTIFNMARLALDDFRGGFENGPWWQRIFNGYTITTWMVVLNLGSTGLLVSWLMKHADNIVKVYSTSMAMLLTMIISIFLFNFKPTLQLFLGIIICMMSLHMYFAPSNMLLDMPVTVKPDEEREKLIEVSVDRRTHS, from the exons atgcactGGTACTTTGTCGCTGTGCTCCTCACTGTTCTCACCAGTTCTCAG GGAATATTGACAACCCTCTCGCAAAGTAATGGAAAGTATAAGTATGATTATGCCACTATCCCATTTCTTGCTGAGGTTTTCAAG CTTGCAGTGTCAAGTTTCTTTCTATGGAGGGAATGTAAAAAGTCACCTCTGCCAAAGATGACAACTGAGTGGAGAACAGTGATTCTTTACCCCATTCCTTCAATTATATATCTGATCCACAACAATGTGCAGTTTGCTACCCTCACATATGTTGACACTTCCACATACCAGATAATGGGCAATCTAAAGATTGTGACCACTGGAATACTATTCAG GTTGTTCTTAGGGAGGAAGCTTTCGAACTTGCAGTGGATGGCGATCATGCTGTTGGCTGTTGGGACAACCACAAGCCAG GTTAGGGGCTGTGGAGAGGCTTCATGTGATTCACTATTCTCAGCACCAATACAGGGTTACATGTTAGGAGTTCTGTCAGCTTGTCTCTCTGCTTTAGCTGGAATTTATACTGAGTTCTTAATGAAGAAAAACAATGATAGCTTATACTGGCAGAATATACAGTTATACAC GTTTGGTACAATCTTCAATATGGCACGACTTGCTTTGGATGATTTTAGAGGTGGATTTGAAAATGGACCCTGGTGGCAACGTATATTCAATGGATACACTATCACTACTTGGATGGTGGTATTAAATCTAGGGTCTACTGGTCTTTTGGTTTCCTGGTTGATGAAACATGCTGACAATATTGTTAAG GTATATTCCACATCAATGGCAATGCTTCTGACAATGATAATATCAATATTCCTATTCAACTTCAAACCTACATTGCAG CTTTTCTTGGGTATTATTATTTGTATGATGTCTCTACACATGTATTTTGCCCCATCAAATATGCTATTAGATATGCCAGTAACAGTTAAACCGGATGAAGAGAGGGAGAAGCTTATTGAAGTGTCTGTTGATCGAAGAACACATTCATGA